Proteins encoded within one genomic window of Haloplanus vescus:
- a CDS encoding DUF5684 domain-containing protein, translating to MPLTDMAVALQQGGGGAGGILLSIVYLALVVAYIAGTWKAFVKADQPGWAAIIPIYNTYIMLKIGDNAWWWLLVFFVPIVNLYALYRMFAGVSRAFGQGLGFALGLWFLGFVFWPLLGFGDYSYQGPSA from the coding sequence ATGCCACTTACTGATATGGCAGTTGCCCTCCAACAGGGGGGCGGTGGTGCAGGTGGAATCCTGCTCTCGATAGTGTATCTCGCACTGGTCGTGGCCTACATCGCCGGAACGTGGAAGGCCTTCGTGAAGGCAGACCAGCCTGGATGGGCGGCGATTATCCCCATCTACAACACGTACATCATGCTCAAAATCGGCGACAACGCTTGGTGGTGGCTGCTCGTCTTCTTCGTCCCCATCGTAAACCTGTACGCCCTGTACCGGATGTTTGCCGGCGTCTCGCGGGCCTTCGGACAGGGACTCGGATTCGCACTCGGGCTCTGGTTCCTCGGGTTTGTCTTCTGGCCGCTCCTCGGGTTCGGCGACTACTCCTACCAGGGTCCGTCCGCGTAG